The Candidatus Zixiibacteriota bacterium genome segment CACCCGCAACCTCTGGACCGTCGACCGCGACGGCCTCTCCGTCACCGTCGATTGGGGAAGCGATGCGGTCACGGATCCGCTTTCCGAAATCACGACCGGCACCGTTTCGTACGCCGTCTCCGGGCCCTCCGGCGCGGCGCGTCATGAATCCCGCGAGCAGTGGCGGGAGATTTCGGCCGGTCTCATTCGTGCGCTCATAAGGCTCTCCGGCCGGTTCGCCATTGTCGCCTGGTATGGCGATCTCGACACCGGTGTCCCATTCGACGCCGGCGACCGCGCCTGGCGAATGATCCTCGTCCTGCGCCTGTGTTGACGCCCGCCTTCGTGCCTGCCTATCGGAGGAGGGCCGGACCGGCACACTGCTTTCCTGCGCGAACCCGCCGTAGATACTGAGACCGCGAGGCGGTCCGCGCGTGAGCCGCGAGTGATCGAGGCCAACGCCATTCCCGGCCGGTTATGCGCGAAAAGGCCGCCGCCGTCCTCTCCGCACTCCCCGTGCGGTTGTCGCTGCCGCCCCCTGACTCCTCCGCCGCGGCGTCTGCCTTAAGGAGCTCGGCCAAATTCGCGGGCGCGAGATTGACTGTTGCGGGCCGTCGCAACCGCTGACTATACTATTCCAAGCTCACGGGGGTGCCTTATGCGGACAAGCTCTGAAAGCACATATCGCATACCGAGCGCGATTCGAGGGATTACCGATCACCGCGGACGACAGCATCAGATTCAACTCCTCGCGGCTGCCTCGGTTCATGCGGCGGCGGCCGCCATCCTGCTCCTGCTGGCCATAGCGCCGTCGCCGACCACGGCCGAGGATCCGGTGGCTGCCGGCCAAGGGAGTGCCGCCCGGTTTCCCCCTCTCCAATCCGCTTGCGCACAATCAGGTGCTGCGGGTGATGCCGATTGGTACCGGGGGTATGTCGGCAAGGTTCGCGTGGCACCGGACAGCTCAGGCCCGCGACCTCAACATGCAGACGTCCCCAGGGTCGGCCAGTATGGACCTGAATTTGTTGCCGGCTCCCCCAACTCTGGGGCGGATACGGGTGAGGTTGTGTACGGCCTGGGCTTGGGCGACCAAGATGCGTATCCTGGAATGCGGCCGCTCTCGGACTGGATCGCGCACGCTTCGCCGTACCGGCTCGATTCACTGTTCCTGCCGCGACAGCCCCTCAAACCGCATGTCGTCCTCCCCCCGGTGGTGATCCCGGCCGGCAAGCTCGACTTCTTCTTCGACACCGCCTGCGTGGAGGGGAACCTGGTCCTTCGGCATGACGGCCGGGTCGAGCTGACAGACATTACGGAATCCCATCCCCTCCAGGAGTTTGCCGACTATGTGCGGGCGGCCGTTGCCATGGCAATGTGCTACCCGATGAGAGATGCCGATGGAGTGCCTGTCACCGTAACGATGCGCTATCGGTGCATCATTACTCACGACGGGTCGCCTCAGGTGCTGACTGACGACACATCGATTGTGGCGACCCAGCGCAGCCTTGACGAGTGATGGGCCAGCAGGCTGCCGGGCGCCGGGCGCGTTGCCCGTGTCTTGCGGGAACCTAACTTCCCGAGGCCGCCCGTTCCGGCGGCGCGGAGCCGTCGGTCCGTACTTCCCGTATGCCCGGTTTCCGCCCGTTGCGGTTGTTGTGCTCGCCGATCTCCGTGTGGACGCTCCGCCCGTGATCGAGCACTGTCGCCGGCAGCTCCTCATCCACTTTCTGCCGCCCGCGCCGGACAATCCTGGCCGGGACTCCGGCGACCGTGGTATTCGCTGGCACATCGTGCATCACGATAAAGCTGTTCGCCCCGATGCGGACATTTTCACCGACCGTGATCGGGCCGAGCAGAATCGCCCCGGTCCCGACAAAGACGTTGTCTCCGAGCGTCGGATGGCGCTTGCCCTGGTGTTTGCCCGTTCCGCCCAGTGTTACATTATGAAACAGGACGCAGTTCCGCCCGATCTCGGTCGTCTCGCCGATCACCACGCCCATTCCGTGGTCGACAAAGAACCCCGGCCCGATGGTCGCCCCCGGATGGATCTCCAGCCCGGTGAGAAAGCGGACGATCTGCGACAGCAGGCGGGGGAGAAAGGGGATTCCCGCCTTGTACAGGAGGTGGATAAACCGATGGGCGGTAGTGGCGTGGAACCCCGGATAGAGCAGAAACTCGATGTTCCGGCAGGCCGGGTCATTGCGAAAACACGCCCGAATGTCCTCGATGGTTGCCAGCATAGTCGTTCCCGACTTCCGATCTTGGGTTGGGTTGACGGATCTGGTGCATTACTCTCATTGTCGGCCGCGGGCCTACGGCTCCTTATCAAAAAGCGGGGTCGAGAGGTACCGTTCGCCGGTGTCGCAGATGATGCTGACCACGTTCTTCCCCGGTCCGAGCCGCTCAGCCACCCGCAGCGCCGCCCACAGGATAGCGCCCGAGGAGATCCCGACCAGTACCCCTTCTTGGCGCGCCAGTTCGCGGGCCATGGCAAAAGCATCGTCGTTGGTCACCTGAATGACTTCATCCACGACCGCGGGGTCGTAGTTCTCCGGCACAAACCCCGCCCCGATCCCCTGGATCTTGTGCGGCCCCGGCTGACCGCCCGACAGCACCGGAGAATCGGTCGGTTCGACGGCGATGATGCGGCAGCCGTATTCGGCTTTCAACACCGCCCCCGCGCCGGTGATAGTTCCGCCGGTGCCTACTCCCGACACGAAGGCATCGAGGCGCAGCTCCCCCAGGTCGTTGATGATTTCCGGTCCGGTGGTCCGGCGGTGCACCTCCGGGTTGGCCGGGTTGGCGAACTGCATCGGAATCCAGCAATTCCCGCGTTCGGCAATCTCCCGGGCTTTGGCGATGGCCGCTTTCATGCCTTCCGCTCCCGGCGTCAGGACAATCTCGGCCCCGAACTGCCGGCACAACGCCCGCCGTTCGATACTCATGGTGTCGGGCATGGTCAACACGCACCGGTACCCTTTCGCCGCCGCCACCATAGCCAGCGCGATTCCGGTATTCCCCGAGGTCGGTTCGACAATCGTCATCCCGGGTTTCAGCACTCCCGCTCGCTCGGCCGCTTCGATCATCGACCGTCCGATGCGGTCTTTGACCGAGTGCGCGGGATTGAAGTTCTCCATTTTGAGAAACACGGTGGCGGAACGGGCATCGGTCAGGCGGTTGACGCGCACCAGCGGGGTGTACCCGATAGCCTCAACAATGTCGTTAAATCTCATTCGACTGACTCCTATAAGTTGTTATCGTCCATCTACCTGAGTTCATTGAGGGGCCTTGCCCCGGACGGACCGTTCGGCCCGGCGCGGGACACGCGAGTGCCCGGCCGCCGCCGCGGCGCACATCAGGGCATCCCCAGAAATGTCATGTGCTTCATGAAGACCCTCAGATACTATAACAAATTACGCCGCCCAACGCACCCGGAAATTTCCGCCGGTCACGCCCAAAAAAAATCGGCTGAGGGCTTGACGGAAGTCAAAAGCCGCCCTTGACATCACCCGGTTTTTGTGTATGCTTCGCTTCGAAATCAGGCCGAAGGCGCCCAACACGCCGGAGCCGGGAGCGTGGGACGCCATGACCTGTGAAGCGAAAGCATGTGAACGACATACATCCGAGATGACCCTAAGGAGGTTACGATGAAGGTACGCGTGGACCACGAACTGTGCAGCGGCGACGGCATCTGCGAGGAGCTCTGCCCGGCCGTGTTCAAGATGAATGAGAACGATCAGGCCGATGTGATCGTTGACGAAGTTCCTCCGGAAGAAGCGGATGCCGTTCGGGAAGCCGCCGAGAGCTGCCCTGAGGAATGCATCCACATTGAAGAGTGAGCGCTGACTTCCCGCCCGGCGGGAACGACAGATATGCCTGGAGCGCGGCCGCGTGCGACCGCGCTCTTTTCTTCTTCCCCTTCGACCGGGATCAAGGAGCTCCGACCCGGCCGCAGCGCAGCGCACTGCCCGTATGAACATCCTCATCATCGGCGGCACCCGCTTCATGGGACCCGTCGTCGCCGCCCAACTCCTGGCGGACGGGCACCGTGTGACCGTGTTTCATCGCGGCGAGACCGAACAGGATGTGCCCGCGGGCGTTCACCATATTCACGGCGACCGCGGCCGTCTCGCCGACTACCGCCGCCAGTGGGAGCGGCTGCGGCCGGATGTCGTGCTCGACATGATGGCCCTGACCGGACCGCAGGCCGGGGAACTCGTGGCCGCGATGTCCGGCCTCGCGGGGCGGCTGGTGGCGGCGAGCAGTTGCGATGTGTACAGGAATTTCGGCCTGATCCTGCGCCGGGAAACCGGCCGCGCGACTTCCGGCCGCCTCACCGAGGACTCCCCGCTGCGGGACCATGAGTATCCCTACCGGCAGGACGCCCAGGGACCGGCGGATCCCTTCTACGACTACGACAAGATCCATGTGGAGAGGGAGATTCAGCGCGGGCCGCTGCCCGCATGCGCGATCCGCCTGCCCATGGTCTACGGGCCGAACGATCCCAAACACCGGCTCTACAGCTACGCCAGGCGCATGAGCGACCGGCGCCCCGCCCTCCTGCTGGATACGGTGCGCGCCGACTGGCGCGGAATCCGCGGCTACCGCGACAATTGCGCCCACGCCCTCTGTCTCGCCGTCGCGCGGGGAGCGGGTCGCCACCGGGTCTACAATGTTGGGGAGGCGGAGGCGCTGACCGAGGCGGCGTGGATCAGGGCGATCGGCGCGGCCCTCGGGTGGGAGGGGGATATTGTCACCGTGGCCGACCGCGATCTGCCGGACTATCTCCGGACCCCCCTCGACTGGAGGCCACAGCTCGACGTCGATTCCTCGCGCATTCGCAACGAACTGGGGTACGGAGAAATCGTCGATCTCCAACCGGGGCTGGCCCGCACGCTCGAATGGGAGCTGGCCCATCCGCCGGACCACCCGGCCGACCGCTTCGACTACGCGCAGGAGGACGCCATCCTTCGGCGGAGCCGCCCCTCGCCCTCCTGAGCGGGTCGGGCGACAAAGAGCTTGGCCGCGGCGGCGGCCCCCCGATATATTGGCGCATGGCGGCCGACGAGACCTTCCCGATCGCTTCGTACTGCTCCTCGCAGGCCTGGGGCGGGCTCGAGATGAACGTCCTGCGCTTTCTCCACTGGATGCGAGGGCGGGGCTGGCCGGCGGTCCTCTTCGCCCGGCCGGGCAGTCCGCTGCTAACCTGGGCCGCGGCATGGGGCCTGCCCGCCCGGGCGCTCCAATCGCGCTCGAAAGCCTCCGACCTGCTGGGGGCCCGGACCCTGGCCCGCATGGCCGCCGCCGACAGCGCGCGCGTGCTCATCCTGCACCAGTCGCGCGATCTGCTGATGGCGGTCCTCACCAAGATCCACACCGGCAACCGGCTGAAAGTCGTCTACCAACAGCACATGCACATCGCGGGAGACAAGCGCGACCTGCTCCACGCCTGGCAGTATCGCCGGCTCGATGCTTTCGTCGCGCCCGCTCCGTCGCTGGCCCGGCAAGTGGCGGAGCGCACCCCCATCCGCCCCGAACGCCTCCATGTCATCCCCCTGGGCCTCGAGGCCGACCGTTTTCTCCGGAAGCCCCCCCGCTCGCAGGCCCGCCGGCAGCTCGGGCTGCCGCTCGACGTTCCGCTGGCGGGGATCATCGGGCGGCTCGATCCGAAGAAGGGGCAGCACGTTGCGATCAAAGCGCTGCGGCGCGTACATGAAACCGGCCGCCCGCTGCACTTGCTGGTCGTCGGTGCACCGACACGCGGCGAACACGCCGACTACGAGGCGCACCTCCATCGCCTGGCCGATGACCTCGGCCTCGCGCCGTTCGTTCATTTCCGCTCCCACCTCGATGAGCCGGCGACGGCCTACGCCGCCATGGATATCTTCATCCTCGCCTCGCAATCGGAAACCTACGGCATGGTGACGATTGAGGCGATGGCGTCGGAGCTGGCGGTGGCGGGCACCGACGCGGGGGGGACGGTCGACCTGATTGCCCACGAGCGCAACGGCCTGCGCTTTCCGCCGGGGGACGAGTCCGCCTGCGCGGCCGCGGTCATTCGCTTTCTGGCCGACCCGCACTTTGCGGGGCGGATGGCCGCTCAGGCGCGGCGCGACGTCCTGGCGAATTTCACGCACGACCGGCAGTGCGCGCAGTGGGAGACGCTCCTGCGCGGTCTCGCGGGCGCGGCCCCGGCCGGATCCAAATAGCAGGGGCAGGAGCGTACTGCTCCTGCCCCTGGCCACGGGTGGCTTGTTCGCCCGCCCGCCGGCGGCCGGCGTGCGGCTTCTCCCGCTGCTATTTCAACAGCAGCATCTTCTTTGTCTCAACAAAGCCCTCGGCCGTCAGACGGTAGAAATACATGCCCGAGGACACCCGCGAGGCATCCCAGGTCACCGTGTGTATTCCCGCGCCGAAGCTTGCATCGGCGAGCACCGCCACGCGCTGCCCGACCACGTTGAACACTTCGAGAGTCGCGTGTTGCGGGGTCGGCAGCGAGAAGCTGATCTCGGTCGCCGGGTTGAGCGGGTTCGGGTAGTTCTGGGCGAGGTCGAAGCCCGCCGGGGCGGTCCGGGCCAGCGGGCCAAGGTCCTCGCCGTACACCCAGCCGCTCTCGCAGGCCCGGGTCACGGCGTTGGCGGCGGCCTGGTAGGCGAGGCTCGCGTGCGCGACGTTGGTCACGGTGAAACACCACTCGCCGCTCGGCTTCTTGACACCGCTCGACCGCAGCGTCACCGTGCCGTCGCCCGCCGTCACGCCGCTCGTGCTGCCGGAGGTGGCGCCGTCGTACGCGGCGGAGACGGTCGCGCCGCCCACGGGCGATCCGTTCTGGTCGACGATCGTGACGACGCACCCCCCGAAGTAGTTCGCGCCGACCTTCGCGCGCGTCACGGCCATGCCGCCGACGTGCATCGCGGCATTCGGGTCCGTGACTGTAATGTAGTCGGTCTTGGTCTCAGCGTCCGACCCGTAGGCGTTCGACACCGTGAGCGTGACCGTGTACGTGCCCACGGCGCTGTACGCGTGGCTCGGGTTCTGCGCGGCCGAGGCGTCGCCGTCGCCGAAAGTCCAGCTCCACGCGGTCGGGCCGCCCGTCGACAGGTCGGAGAACTGCACCGTCAGCGGCGCGGCCCCCGAGGCGGGAATGCCCGCGAACTGCGCATTCGGCGCGGTCGGACCGGCGGTGTACTCGATGTACATCTGGTCGATGGCGACCTGATCCAGCGACGTCTTTCCCCAGTTGCGGTCGGTATCGACGGCGCGGATGTACACGGTGCCGGTGATTCCGGCGGGCAGGGCCGCGGAATACGCCTGCTCGGCCGCACTGGCCACCGTCACCAGCGTCGTGTACGCCGCGTTGTCCGTCGAGTAGGCGAAAGCGATGTTGTCGTTGTCGCTGTTGGCCGGGCGAGACGCCTCCACGACGAACATCATGGCGGCGCCGCCGCTGCCGACGTCGATCGTCCACTTGTGCTCGAGGTAGCTGTAGGTCTTGACCGGGTGCCCGGTGTACAGCACCTCCGTGATTGTCTGGCTGACATTGTCGCTCGCCGCCAGGCGGGCGAATGTGCCGGTCACCGTCCCCGCCGCCGGCAGATCAGCCGATGGATACGCCCGCGTCGCCTGCGGCAGCTCGCTCACCGAGATGTATCCAAGCTTGGTTTCCGTGTCCGAGCCGTACGCGTTGGTCGCGGTCAGGGACACCGTGTAGGTTCCGGCGGCCGTATACGTGTGGCTCGGGTTCTGCGCGGTCGAGGCGCCGCCGTCGCCGAAATCCCAGCTCCAGGCGGTCGGCGCGTTGGCCGACAGGTCGGTGAACTGGACAGTGAGCGGGGCCGTGCCTGAGGTCGGGCTGCCCGTGAACTCGGCCGCGGGCGGCAGCTGCGGCGGCTCGGTGACGGTGATGTAGCCCACTTTCGTCTCGGTATCCGATCCGCACGCCCCGCTCGCAGTCAGCGCCACCGTGTAGGTCCCGGCGGCCGCGTACGAGTGGCTTGGGTTCTGCGCGGTCGACGTGCCGCCGTCACCGAAGTCCCAACTGAAGGCCGTCGCATTCGTCGACTGACTGGTGAAAGTCACCGTGAGCGGCGCCTGGCCCGAGGTCGGGCTGCCGACGAATGCCGCCGAGGGCAGCGAATTGACGGTGATGTACGCCGCTTTAGCCGCCTGGGCGTTGCAGCCCTGGTTGCTGCTGGTGATGGTCAGCGTGACCGTGTAGGTCCCCGCCGCGTAGTAGGTGTGGCCGGGGTTCGAGGCGGTCGACGTGCCGCCATCGCCGAACGTCCACGCCCAACCGTCAATCCCCGTGCCGGTCGACAGATCGGTGAAATTTACGGTGAGCGGGAGGCATCCGGAGACGGGCGTGCCGCTGAAATCGGCGGCCAGGTCGCAGCCGCCGCCGGCCGCATCGAGACACTTGCGGGCGTCGATGATCCCCGCTCCGAGGTCGCGCGATCCGCCGTAGGGGTTGGTGTTGGCAGGATCGGTGATGAGGGCGATCTTTTGCGCGGCGCTCAGCCCCGGATTGAACGACTCCAGCAGCGCGACCACGCCTGCCGCGTGCGGGCAGGCCATCGAGGTGCCGTCCATGGTCGCAATGTAGTCAACGCCGGGATCGGCCGGATCGGTAATCGTGCTGAGCACGCTCACCCCCGGCGCGGCGATGTCCACCCACGAGCCGTAGTTGGTGAAACTGGCGTTGTTGCCGCTCTGATCGGTGGCCGCCACATCAAGGCAGTCGCCGCGGCCGCCGAGGTAGCTCGGCGTGCTCGAACTGGAGTTGCCGGCCGCCACGCAGATGACGACGTCCTGGGCGATGAGGAAATCGGCCGCCGCGCCCAGCCCGCCGCTGTTGGAGCTGCCGAAGGAGCAGTTGATGGCGGCGACATTCCAGCCGGCCAGCTTCAGGTTGGCCATGTAGTACATGGCCTCGGCGACATAATCCATGATCACGACGCCGGTCGGTCCGTAGATCCAGTAGTCGAGCACGTAACCGATCCGGCACGGCACCACTTTCACCCCGGTGCCGCCGCCGGCGAAGGTGCCTTCACCGTAGCCGCCGGCGACCCCCGCCACGGCGTAGCCGTTGTTGGTAATCGCCGCGATCGTCCCGGCCGTGTGCGTCCCGTGGCCGTTGCCGTCGGAGGGATCGTTGTCGGCGCCGCCGCAGTCGATATCGATGCAGGGGTAGGAATACCAGTCGGTGCGGTCGACGAAATCCCAGCCGATGAGATCATCGGTGTAGCCGTTGCCGTCGTCGTCGATTCCGTTGCCGGGCACCTCGTAGGCGTTGACCCAGATGTTCCCGTTGGTGCTCGCGTCATTCGGTCCCGGCGGGTTGCTCCCCCCGAGATCGCCGTGATTGTACATGGTGCCGATATCGAGATCCCCGACGATCACGGCCGGGTCGCCCGTCTCGCTGTCCCAGGCGGTGTGGGCACGGATCCCGTAAGAGTCCCAATAATGCCACTGGTCATAGGGGTATTCCGGCGGCGGGTTGTCGTAGTAAGGGTCGTTCGGGAGGGCGAAGAGGGTGTGGATGCCGATCGGTTCGACGTGGTCGACATCCGGCAGGGCGCCGTAGGCGGCCATGGCCTCGTCGAGCGATCCGGTCCCGATCGTGACTTTGTAGTGCCGCGCGAGCCGGCCGGCGTCCCCCGCGGCCCGCGTCTGCCGGTCGGCGCCGGGGAATTGCGGCCGCAAGGCTTTCACCTGGAACCGCCCCTGCAGGTCCGCAAAACCGGGCAGGGCGGCGAGCGCCGTCGGCGCCCGCAGATCCTTGGCGTGGTCGACCGCCACCCCTTCTTTCAGGACCACGATGAATCGATCGGGCACATGACCCAGAAAACTCGGGAGCCCCTGCGTCACACTGGGGTTCTCCACGTGTCGCGGGGTTTCGGCAGAGATTCCTCCCGCGGCGGCCAGGGCGAGAAGCAGCCCGGCCGTTGCCAGCGTTCTCATTGTTCCTCCTGTGAGTCTTCCTGTTCTTGTCCGAATGGTGAGTTCCGTGATTCACGGTCAAAGGCTCATGACGGCAAGATTGTCTGGGTCGCATCACCTCCTCGGACGCCGGACCGGCGGATTCGTCGGGCGCTGCATCCTGCTCTTCGTATTAAATCGATGCGATACGGCCTGCTGAACGGGCTTCGTTCTCAATATACGCCGCGCGGAGGTTCCGACAAGTGAAAAGAGGGCGGGCGCCGGGCGGCGAAGAAACTGTTGTCCCGGCGGGCGCCATCGGCGATATTCGCCCCATGAACGTGAAGGCTCTCGACGACGCAGGTGATCGCGGCCGCTCCCGGGCCGACTGGCGCTGGGCCGTGCTGCTCCTTTTGCCCTTCGCGCCGGCGCTCCTGATCGCGGCGCACTACCGCGCGCTGGTCGCCGCCGCCTACTTCACCGCCCTCGCCGCGCTCGTGATGCTCGCTTTCCCCCGCCTCTTGTTCACCCTGTTTCTCATCTCCATCGGGCTGTTCCTCCCCTACTACGTCACCGACACGATGGCGATCAGCCCGGCCGACCTGCTCCTGGCGCTGCTGGCGGTGATCGCTCTGCTGGACTTCCTCCTGCGCGATTCGACGGCTATCCGCCTGAGCCGGATCGACGGGCCGTTTTTGGCGCTCATCGGTGGGACCGTGATCTCCGCTTTCTTCGCCCACAACCAGGCTTATTCGATCATCCCTGTTGTTCGTATTGTGGTGGTCTACGCAGCCTACCGTCTGACTTTCAAGTTCGGCAGCGAGTTGGGGGTTCGTTGCGTGCTAAGGCGGTACGTTCTGTTCGTGGCGGCGCTCTCGCTCATCAACGCGGTGCTGTTTGTTCTCGCCGGCGGGCGCGAGCGCGTCTTCGGGCCGGCCTGGCTGGGTTACGAGCCGCTGTCGATGACGGCGCTGCCGATGGCGGTGACGTTCGCGGTGTGGGCCGAAAGGCACGCCGAGCGGCTCCGGTACATCTTCGCCGCACTCCTCATCGGCTTCGGTATGCTGGCGGCGGGATCGCGCGGGCCGATGCTCGCGGTGTTGCTGGTGGTGCCGCTCCTGATGTTTTTCGGGTGGCGCAAGGCCCGCCGCGAGCAGACCATCACAACCCGGCGCGTGCTGCGCGGGATGCTCCTCCCCCTGGTCGCCATTCTCGCCCTCGTCATCGTGCTCCAGGAACTCCTGTTCACGGGTTTGATCGATCGGATCCGGACTCTGGTCGAGTCGATCGGCGACCCGCAGGAGACCGTACTGCTCCGCGTGGTGCTGGCAAAAGCGGCAATCGGCGCGTTCCTCAGCGATCCCCTCACCGGCATCGGCATCGGCAATTTCCGGGTTGTCGATGAGGTCGTGCCGCAGATTCGCCTCGAACCGGTGTGGTTCTATATCCGCGGCATGTCGGCGCACAACGTCCTGCTGCACTACTTGGCGGAAACAGGCCTGCTGGGCGCCGTGCCGCTGGTTCTTCTGGCGCTCACCGGCGTGCGCACCGCGTACCGCTGTTTTCGGCGGCCGCTTGCCCACCGCCACCAGCAGGTATCGGCGGCGCTGTTTGCCGGCATGCTGGTCTTCGCGATCACGCTCCTGTATATGCGGGCGTGGACCTGGGGGCAGGAGGGCTATGTGATGGGTCTGCTTTTCGGACTCACCGCCGCCTGGGCCTGGGAGACGGAAGCTGGCCCTCCGGATACGAAAGGACCGCGCGGTTACCCGCCAGCGGAGACTTGATTGGCCTGGGGCGAGCCCCACCCCCTCACTCCCAGGTCAGGCTCACGGCCAGGTTCCGCCCCGGTTCGTTGACGCCCGAACCGTGGATCCGGTACGCCGCATCGAACACGTTGTCCAGAGCCGCGCTCACCGTCACCGCGCGCCCCACCTTCACGCCCGCCCGCACCTGCACCACCGCGTACCCGGGCGTCCCTCCCGGCGGAATGCGCTGCGTGTCCTGGCGGTCGGCTGCGGACAGGTTGTCCTGGCGGCCCGCCACGGTCAGTTCCCCCCCGGCCCACATGCGCCGATCGGCCGAGCGCCAGACCGCCTCGCACGTGAATTCCGGCGGCATCAGCCGGTCGAGCGGCTCCCGCGCTTCCTCTCCCGAGGAGGTCGGGTAGCTGTCCGCCCGTCCGTCGATCCAGGCGCCGCCCGCGGCCACCGTAAGCCCCGCACCGAGGTACACCGCCGCGCGCGCCTCCAGTCCGGTCACATAGCCGGTCGCGGCATTGCGTTTGGTCACCACGTAGTTGTCCTCGAGCATCTCGCCGGTGGGGACGCGGATGATGAGGTCGCGGATGGCCGTGTAGAAAACCGCGACCTCCCCCGACCACCGCCCCCGGCGCGTTTTCACGCCGGCTTCATAGCAGAGAAAGGTTTCGGGCTCAAGGTCGGGGGCGGGGATTTCGAGTTCATTGGTGCGGGCGATATCGAAGCGGGTGAGGTCCGAGAGGTTCGGCGCCCGGTAGGCGTGCGACACCCCTCCATAAATCCGCCACTCTTCGGCCGGCCGCCACATGATGCGGCCGGTTGCGGCCGCGTGCCGCCAGTCGCGTTCCAGCGAGTACACTCGGTCGGCCTGAAGCGGGTCCTGGATGCGCCCGGCGTCGACCCCCACGTACGAGAATCGCCCCCCGGCCAGCAGGCTGAACCGCCCGAGGGTCCATTCGGCCTGGGCGAAGAAATCCCAGGTGTCGTAGGTGGAGCGGTCGGCCACCGGCCCCTGGGCCGACTCCTGCACGAGCGCCCCCGCCGCATCGTAGTCCGAGGCCCACGAGGAAACCCTGTCCCGGTAGAGGTCGATCCCGACCGTGGCGCGGGCCTGCAGGAGCGCCAGCTCCGTCTCGACCGACAAGCCGACCGTACGCACCGTGCACCCCTGCCGCCGCGCGGTGCGGTCCTTCTTCACCCGGTCCTGTTCCTCGTTCTGGCGGTGCCACGACAGGGTGCCCGAGAGCCGCTGGACCCGGCCCGACAGGTCGAACACCGTGTACCGCGCATATCCCAGGTCGCGCTCCTGGTCCAGCACGCACCGGCGGTCGCTGCCGACGGTCGTGCCTTCCCAGCTGATCCCGTAGATCGTCTTGTGCGCCCGCCAGACATCCTCCTGCGTTGTCCGCTGGTATGCGCCCGCCAGCTGGCTGTTTCGGCGCGGCGAATATTCGGCGCGCACGTCCACATTCCACTCATCGTAGCCGGTTTTCGGCTGCGCGCCGACCCCGCCTCCGGCGCGGAGGTCGCCGAAGAGTTTCCCCGTGAGGCCGACCGCAAGGCCGAGGTGTTCGGCCGGCGCCGCGGCGAGACTGATCCGGCCCGTGTGCGAATCCTCGGCGCTCGCGTAGCGGTACTGCCAGCCGGGACGCGCCGTGCGGTTCGCCAGGAGCGCCGAGGGATGCGGCGGGATCACATTCACGACCCCCCCGACCGCATCGGTGCCGTAGAGCACCGATCCCGGGCCCATGACCACCTCGACCGCCTCGACCGAATGGAGGTCAACCGTGCTCCAGTACTGGTTGGGACCGGAACGAAAGACCGAGTTGTTCAACCGGATGCCGTCGACGAGCAGGAGCGTGTGAAACCCGGTAAGCCCCCGCAAGTACGGAGAGGCCTGGCCGTACGCCGTTTTCTGCACCATGGCGCCGGGAACCTCGGCCAGCGCATCCGGAAGCGTCCGCGCCAGCCGCTCGCTCCGCGCCGAGGCTCCGCTGAGCGAGGAGGCGGCGGCCGGAAGATCGAGCTTGCGGTGGGCGCTGCGGGTGGCCGTCACGAGAACTGTCCCCAGTTCGACTTCCGGCCCGGCGGCGGCCGAATCCCCGGCCGGCCGGCTCGCGGCGACGGTGTCCGATGAGGCGATTGTGGTGCTCTCGGCGCCGCGCACCGTTCCGGCGGCGGCCAGCACGGCCGCTGCCGCAATGATCGTGCCGATACTCACTGCTCTGTTCACCTTGCC includes the following:
- the cysE gene encoding serine O-acetyltransferase gives rise to the protein MLATIEDIRACFRNDPACRNIEFLLYPGFHATTAHRFIHLLYKAGIPFLPRLLSQIVRFLTGLEIHPGATIGPGFFVDHGMGVVIGETTEIGRNCVLFHNVTLGGTGKHQGKRHPTLGDNVFVGTGAILLGPITVGENVRIGANSFIVMHDVPANTTVAGVPARIVRRGRQKVDEELPATVLDHGRSVHTEIGEHNNRNGRKPGIREVRTDGSAPPERAASGS
- the cysK gene encoding cysteine synthase A, with the translated sequence MRFNDIVEAIGYTPLVRVNRLTDARSATVFLKMENFNPAHSVKDRIGRSMIEAAERAGVLKPGMTIVEPTSGNTGIALAMVAAAKGYRCVLTMPDTMSIERRALCRQFGAEIVLTPGAEGMKAAIAKAREIAERGNCWIPMQFANPANPEVHRRTTGPEIINDLGELRLDAFVSGVGTGGTITGAGAVLKAEYGCRIIAVEPTDSPVLSGGQPGPHKIQGIGAGFVPENYDPAVVDEVIQVTNDDAFAMARELARQEGVLVGISSGAILWAALRVAERLGPGKNVVSIICDTGERYLSTPLFDKEP
- a CDS encoding ferredoxin; the encoded protein is MKVRVDHELCSGDGICEELCPAVFKMNENDQADVIVDEVPPEEADAVREAAESCPEECIHIEE
- a CDS encoding NAD-dependent epimerase/dehydratase family protein, translating into MNILIIGGTRFMGPVVAAQLLADGHRVTVFHRGETEQDVPAGVHHIHGDRGRLADYRRQWERLRPDVVLDMMALTGPQAGELVAAMSGLAGRLVAASSCDVYRNFGLILRRETGRATSGRLTEDSPLRDHEYPYRQDAQGPADPFYDYDKIHVEREIQRGPLPACAIRLPMVYGPNDPKHRLYSYARRMSDRRPALLLDTVRADWRGIRGYRDNCAHALCLAVARGAGRHRVYNVGEAEALTEAAWIRAIGAALGWEGDIVTVADRDLPDYLRTPLDWRPQLDVDSSRIRNELGYGEIVDLQPGLARTLEWELAHPPDHPADRFDYAQEDAILRRSRPSPS
- a CDS encoding glycosyltransferase family 4 protein: MAADETFPIASYCSSQAWGGLEMNVLRFLHWMRGRGWPAVLFARPGSPLLTWAAAWGLPARALQSRSKASDLLGARTLARMAAADSARVLILHQSRDLLMAVLTKIHTGNRLKVVYQQHMHIAGDKRDLLHAWQYRRLDAFVAPAPSLARQVAERTPIRPERLHVIPLGLEADRFLRKPPRSQARRQLGLPLDVPLAGIIGRLDPKKGQHVAIKALRRVHETGRPLHLLVVGAPTRGEHADYEAHLHRLADDLGLAPFVHFRSHLDEPATAYAAMDIFILASQSETYGMVTIEAMASELAVAGTDAGGTVDLIAHERNGLRFPPGDESACAAAVIRFLADPHFAGRMAAQARRDVLANFTHDRQCAQWETLLRGLAGAAPAGSK